A region of the Candidatus Zixiibacteriota bacterium genome:
CGCCGCCATGGCATTGATCAGATTGAAACGACCGGGCAGCGGGAAACGCACCGTTTGCGTTCCCATCGGCGTAACTAGGTCGAACAACGTCCCTTGCGGTGATATTTCATAACTGGCACAGTACACATCCGCGGCGCGGTCTTCGAGCGAATAACTGATATGAGCGGTCTTCAGATCGGCGAAGAGCGCTCTGAACTCCGGGACATCCAGATTGATCACGGCATAGCTGTTGTCGCCGGTCAAGCGATCCAGAAGGAGTTTTTTAGCCGCCAGATATTCTTCCATGGTCTTGTGGAAGTCGAGATGATCGCGGGTCAGATTGGTATAAACCGCCACCCGAAAATCGATATTGTCCACACGATGCAACACCAGCGCATGCGAGGACACTTCCACCACCGCGTTTACGCACTGGTTCTGGTGCATGAGAAACAGCAACCGTTGAGCATCGAGCGACTCCGGCGTCGTGCGCTGGGCGGTGAACGTCTGCTCACCGGTATCGTACAGCACCGATGAAAGCAACCCGACTCGCTTGCCTCGTGTCTGGAGAATGTTCCGAACGAGATAACAAGTGGTCGTTTTGCCGTTGGTTCCGGTCACACCGCAAACCTTCATCTTGTGACCGGGATATTTATAAAAACGAGCCGCAACATCCGCCAGAGCCCGGCGAGCATCCGGAACCTGCACGTGATTCGCGACATGATCGCACTTGGTTTTCTCGCCCAGTACCGCCACCGCACCGCGAGCTACGGCATCTGGCACGAAATCATAACCGTCGCGTTTGAAGCCGCTTACGGCCACGAAAAGGCTCCGGGGTTTGACCATCCGCGAGTCGTACTCAATATGCTCGACCGGGGTTTCCGCATCGCCCGTAATCACAGCCCCCTCAAGGCCTTCTGTCAGCTCTCGCAATGTCACGATCAATTCCTTCATGACCGACACTGAAGTTTACAAATATCATTCTCAGACACCCGGCAGCCCGGCTTCATCGACTGCCGCACCACTTTACCCTGCCCTTCCACTAAGGCGGACACTCCCAGAAAATCGAGATAAGCGAGCGCCTGACGGATCGTCAGCCCGGTCAAATCGATCATTCCCGGAGCCGTAGAATCGGCCGACCTGACCGCCACCATTACCAGATCGCCGTTAAACACCAGCCGATCGGCCGGGGGGTATTGCCAGACGACATAGCCGGAATCGGCGTTGGCGCAGAGTTTCATCCCCCGCTCTTCCGCCTCCGCTCGTGCGGTCGCCATCGTATGGCCGACTAAATCAGGCACTTCACTCGTGGTACTGCTATCATCTTCTGCTTCGGCCAGGGTGCGTTCCGGCGCCGAGAACAAGTCCGGATAGAGAACACCGTAACGTTCGGCAATACGACGAAACGCCGGTCCCGAAGTCCAGCCGCCGTAATGCACCGGATGCGGCTCTTCGAGCACCACGATCCCCGCTATCAACGGATTGTCGGCCGGGAAATACCCGGCGAACGAGGCCATGAAACGGTTCTTGAAATAAGTATGGTTTTCCAGATCCGGGATTTCAGCCGTGCCGGTTTTTCCGGCGATTGCAACGGCCGACGAATTGACCGGTTCGGCCGTCCCCCTCTCTACGACTCCGCGAAGAATGGAGTGTAGCGTATCGGCCGATGACCGTTCCATGGCCCGTGCGATCACCTCCCGCTCGGTGCGGTCGATGATATATCCTTCGTCGTCTACCCGCCCCAGCACCATGTTGGGACGCAGCAGTTCTCCCCCGTTGGCAATAGCGGCAAAACCAGTGGCCATTTGCAGCGAATTGACCGCTACGCCGTGGCCCATCGCCAGGGCGGCGATAGTATAATCCGACCAGCGGTTCGGATGCGGTAGCTGGCCCGAAGTCTCCCCCGGAAGCCCCACCCGTTGTTTTTGTCCGATGCCGAACCGGCGCGCCGTTTCGAACAATTCCTCCCCGCCCATTTGAATAGCACACTTGGCGGTGCCGATATTCGAGGACAGCTCGATAATCGAGCGGAAATTCAGCCACTCGTGCTTCTTATCGTCACGCAGACTCCGGCGTCCCATTCGCCAGAGACCATTCTCGCAGTAAACCGAGTCGGTGTAGGAAATCGTGCCGTTGTCGATCAGTCCCGCTGCCGTAAAGGCCTTGAAAATCGAGCCCGGCTCGAACTGGTCGGAGATCGCACGCAACTTGGTCGGATGATCGGGGTCCGCCTCATTCGGATCGAAATGGGCGATCGCCAGAATATCGCCGCTGTAGCAATCCATAAAGACCGCCTGGCCCGACTTGGCGTTGTACTTTTCGACGGCGTTGTGAAGTTCTTCCTCAACGATCTCCTGAAGTCTCCAGTCGACTGTCAGCACCAGCGAATGACCCGGTTGCGGCGGAACGAGCGCCGATTCATTGACTCGATAAGTCCGGCTGAGACCATCGCGATAGACATCCGCGACGCCGGTCTGACCCGCCAGAATCGAATCGTACGCCAGCTCTATCCCGGCCCGACCGGCGTTGTCGATATCGGTGAAACCGAGAATCTGGCGACCTACCCGGCCAAAACGATAGCTTCGCTGCGACTCCTTGCGCAGATACAAACCGGGCGGCGCGGAGGCCTCGATTTGATCGGCCACGGTGTCATCGAGCCGCCGCCGTACCCAGCGAAATTTGCGCGGTGTGAGTGAGAATTTATGAACGGCACTGCCCCGCTCCAGCCCGAATTGACGTTCGAGATATGCCGCTATCTCCTGCACCTGCCCCGGGGAAGTCGGATAAGCATACAGGGAACGCAGAACGATATTGTCGGCCACGATCGTGCCGTTGCGATCATAAATCACCCCCCGCGCAGCCGGAATGGAGACTTTACCCTGCGACTGGTTGCACACGATCTCGGAGTATTCGGCTCCCTTTATCACCTGCAGATGAATGAGCCGGGCCACGGCTGTCGTAAAAAACAAACAGACCAGCATCAACAACACCCCGAGCCGCATTCTTTGTTGCCGGGTTAGATTCATCGCCGCTCCCCGTTTCGGAGCAAAGAGTCAACCGCGATTTGGCGAAGACTCCCGGCCGTAGCCTGGCTTTCGGTCAAACTAGGCATGTGATCGGCAATGCGCTCGAGGGCTCGTTTCATCAGCGCCAGTTCGTCGGGCGGTATCCGGTCCTCCTCGTTTGAAGCCAGGGTGTAAAGATTCTCGGCCTTGACCGGTTTCATGCCGAGAGTATCCTCCGCATAACTCATAATGCGGCCCGCCGATAACAACGATGCAATCTGGGCCTCGTATTTTATCGCATCGTCCACCAGTCCGGCGTTCTCGGCCCGAAGTTGAGCCGTCTCCTTGACCAGCGACATCACCTTTACCCGCTGCCAGATATGTACCGAACCGGCCAGAAGCAGACAGGTCACTACGAGCACAATAGGATAATACCGGTGCGAGCGGAGACGATACAGCACCTGGGTGCGGATTTCTACCGTTTCCTTGAACTTGCGTACCGGTTGTTTCATTACATCAGCTTCTCGGCCACCCGCAACTTAGCCGATCGGGAGCGGGGATTGGATGCCATCTCATCTTTTCCGGGGATGATTGCCCGACGAGTCAGGCGGCGCATCGTGGGGCGAGCGCCACAGACACAAACCGGCAGTCCGGGGGGACATTGACAGGGATTTTCCTGCTCTTGGAAAAATTGCTTTACGATACGGTCTTCAAGAGAATGGTAGGAGATAACAGCGAGCCGACCACCCGGCTTCAGAAGCTCCCGCATATCGGGCAGAGCTTTCGTGAGCGATTCCAGCTCCAGATTGACGGCAATGCGCAAAGCCTGAAAAACTCGAGCCAGTGATTTGTTCAAATGTGCCGAGGGGACGACGGAAGCAACGATGTCTGACAGGTCGGCGGTGGTGCGGATCATCCTATTTTGTCTTTCCCTGACTATCCGGCCGGCGATCCTGTTCGCCTGCCTTTCTTCTCCATAATTGCGGATTATTTCCGCCAGCTTCTTCTCCGGAAGGCTGTTTATCAAATCGGCTGCGCTTCGGGTCTCCGGCGCCTGAGTAAATCTCATATCCAGAGGTCCCTCTAACCGAAACGCGAAACCCCGCTCGGGACTGTCGAGCTGCTCGCTGGATAAACCCAGGTCAAGCAGGATTCCATCGAATACCCGATCCGGGAGACCGTCGGCCAGTTGTGCTATCTCGGCATAACTGCCGTGGATAATCTGGAAGCGCTGCGGGCATTCCGATAAGTTGCTTCGGCTCCTCGCGACCGCCTCGCGGTCAAGATCAATGCCGTATAAACGCGCTTTCTTTCCGGCTACGGCCGAGATCGCTTTGAGATACCCGCCCGAGCCGACGGTCCCGTCGATATAAGCACCCTCTGTATCCGTTACCAGCCAGTGAACCACCTCATCAACCATTACCGGTTGATGCGGGCCGCTATTGCTGCTCGCGGTCATGGGCTGAAAACAGCCTTTCAGCTACCTCTTCGTAGCTGCCGGCGAACTGCTCCAGGTAGTACTCGTATCGCTCAGCATTCCAAATTTCTATCGAACGATTCACCCCGATCACCAGCAGATCCTTCTTCAACTTCACCTCCGCGATAAGCGGGGCGGGAATCAGGATACGGCCGGATTTGTCCGGGGCAACGATACTGGCCGACGAATAAAAACGCCGACTGAAGTACCGATAATCTTTTTGAGTAAAGTTCAACGCCGAAAGACGCTTCTGAATCTCGCTCCATTCCTCCTGCGGATAAAGACTCAGGCAACCTTCCAGGCCTCTGGTGAGTATGAGATCACCGCTTAACAGCAGCTTTCCCGATGGGGATTTGACTCCGCGTAACCGTGCCGGCAAGACAAAGCGACCTTTGTCATCCATTGTCGTTTGATATTGGCCGACGAAACCAGTCACGGGTTTCCTCCACTTTCTGCCACTCTACCCTATTTCTTGCCCAAATAAGCATATTTCTCCCACCACAAGTCAAGCCTTTTCTCCCTTAACTGAAAAAAAATAAATAGTCCTAAGTGTTTGTTCTACAAACGCTAAGCATGCTCTAAAAACAGCCGCCCTGGAACCCTTTGAGACCTAATCAGTACCGCTCAAGTCATAATTATTCTTCCTGAGATGATCGTTCACTGGGCAGGAAACCAACAGTGTGGTCACCGGCCTACCATCACAACCACCTATAACATCCGGGGAAACCTTGTTAGAGACTTGCTATGTTATTGTACAACAACACGTTTATAAGGGAGCGGTTATAGGCTAATTCACCTAAAACCGTTGGATCGACGCTTGCACTACTTCCTCTCGGTTCAGGCTGAAACGAGGAGAAGTATCTTGAAAAGGGCATTAACACTTATAATAAGCGCAGCGGTTTTAGTAATCGCTCTGGCCGGATCGTCTGTGGCTGAGACAATCCGGTTCGAATCCGGCGCAGTTGACCTCGACTGGAGTCGAAATTCGGTCAACTACCAGGGATTCAATCATATAGCTATCAATCAAAAGGCCGTTCTACCGGCTCGTCAGGTATATATCGCTCTGCGGCAAGGTGAAGAATTAACCCAACTAACCTGGCAAACGGTCGATTCGCAGATTTTGGGTGCTAATGGGCTGATCGGTTATGAGGCTGATATCCCTACCGGCAGTTATGATTTGTATCGCGATGAACCGACCGCTCGTAGTCAAACTGAAAATCTGGGCCATTATCCGATTCAAGTGACCGGTGAATTCAGGCTTGATGACCGCTGTTTTGTCGGCCTGCTGATTCTGCCGGTCTATATGGATGAAACCGGTACGCTCCTGCTTGCAACCAGCCTTGAAATCCGGATCGGGACAAGATTCCTGACCGAGGAAGATTTTTTGGATCGGTTACCCGACACGGATCAAAGTCGCGACAACCTTCAACTGGCATCAGGATCCGCCAATGTCGAGTACCTGATAGTCACCGATGAATCCCTGGCCGATCCGGTTGAACGACTGGCCCGATACAAAAACGCTGTCGGTATCATAACCGAGATAGCCTATATCGAGGACATTCTTAACTTATATAGCGGACGCGATGACGCCGAATCACTAAGGGAGTATCTGAAAGATTTCTACGCCGAGGGCGGCCGTTATGTCTGTCTGGCCGGTGATGAAATCCACCTCCCGGTCCGCTATGCATATCCGGGCGGTAGTTCCGATACACCCGACACGACCGACATGCAACTTTGCGACCTTTACTTCGCCGACCTCACCGGTGATTGGGACTATGACGGGGACAACCTCTGGGGCGAACGCTACGTCGATCAGGTCGACCTCGAACCGGAGTTGATCGTCGGACGTTTGCCGTTTGCCGATACCGTTCAAATGTCCGCCTACGTGGACAAATTGATCATGTATGAGACCAATCCCGGCCATGGCGATTTTGATTATCTTACCAGGGCGTTTTTCTTTTCATCGGACCAGATGCGTGATTATCCCGGCGGCGGCCAGCATGCTTATATCGCGGCGGCTTATCCCGATCGATTCGAAATCGACACTACTGTCGGCGTCGAGATTTCTCGCGGCGACGACATGAATCCTTATAACGAGTCCGCTACCGAGTTGGAACCGACCATGAGCGACGGATTCGGTATCATCAATGTCGTTTCCCACGGAATGTCCACCCGTTTCGAGGTCCGCACCACCGGCTATAACGGCTCTCCGCGTTCTTATTTCACCTCCGACACACTGCAGACGACCCAGGGACAGACTTCCCGCTTCAACACCGACGGACGCGTTGGACTGTTCTATTCACTGGCCTGTAACAACGGCGCCTGGGACCTGGATGCTCCCGACCTGCCGGCCAACGTTTCCGTGGCGCTGCTGGTGGATGATGATGCCGGCGCCGTAGCCTGTGTCGCCAATAGCCGCTGGGGCTGGGTCGGATCGAGCTATCTCCTGCAGGCGACCTTCTTCGATTCGCTCTTCGCTCATCCCGAACGTTCTGCCGCCGAGGCGATGTACGCTTCCAAGGCCTGTTACACCTACTACACCGATTTGCTCTACGGCCAGAATTTCCTCGGTGACCCGACCCTCAAAATTTATAACGACACTCCCCGACCGCTGACGATTAACGAAATCCCGGGACTGGAAAATATCGAGGTGTACGTAACATCGCG
Encoded here:
- a CDS encoding UDP-N-acetylmuramoyl-L-alanyl-D-glutamate--2,6-diaminopimelate ligase yields the protein MKELIVTLRELTEGLEGAVITGDAETPVEHIEYDSRMVKPRSLFVAVSGFKRDGYDFVPDAVARGAVAVLGEKTKCDHVANHVQVPDARRALADVAARFYKYPGHKMKVCGVTGTNGKTTTCYLVRNILQTRGKRVGLLSSVLYDTGEQTFTAQRTTPESLDAQRLLFLMHQNQCVNAVVEVSSHALVLHRVDNIDFRVAVYTNLTRDHLDFHKTMEEYLAAKKLLLDRLTGDNSYAVINLDVPEFRALFADLKTAHISYSLEDRAADVYCASYEISPQGTLFDLVTPMGTQTVRFPLPGRFNLINAMAAAAAGLACGIDLDNVVKGLETAGPVPGRLEPVVGGQPFGVYVDFAHTPDALIRLCETAREMTGKRLLLLFGCGGDRDSGKRALMGEAATTAADYVVVTADNPRSENIEKIIEDIRPGLKGKSYEIILDRKDAIAALIARAQEGDVVLLAGKGAEDYQEVDGVRHPHSDRKEALKTLASLGYTISEADEES
- the mraZ gene encoding division/cell wall cluster transcriptional repressor MraZ, giving the protein MTGFVGQYQTTMDDKGRFVLPARLRGVKSPSGKLLLSGDLILTRGLEGCLSLYPQEEWSEIQKRLSALNFTQKDYRYFSRRFYSSASIVAPDKSGRILIPAPLIAEVKLKKDLLVIGVNRSIEIWNAERYEYYLEQFAGSYEEVAERLFSAHDREQQ
- a CDS encoding penicillin-binding transpeptidase domain-containing protein, with translation MNLTRQQRMRLGVLLMLVCLFFTTAVARLIHLQVIKGAEYSEIVCNQSQGKVSIPAARGVIYDRNGTIVADNIVLRSLYAYPTSPGQVQEIAAYLERQFGLERGSAVHKFSLTPRKFRWVRRRLDDTVADQIEASAPPGLYLRKESQRSYRFGRVGRQILGFTDIDNAGRAGIELAYDSILAGQTGVADVYRDGLSRTYRVNESALVPPQPGHSLVLTVDWRLQEIVEEELHNAVEKYNAKSGQAVFMDCYSGDILAIAHFDPNEADPDHPTKLRAISDQFEPGSIFKAFTAAGLIDNGTISYTDSVYCENGLWRMGRRSLRDDKKHEWLNFRSIIELSSNIGTAKCAIQMGGEELFETARRFGIGQKQRVGLPGETSGQLPHPNRWSDYTIAALAMGHGVAVNSLQMATGFAAIANGGELLRPNMVLGRVDDEGYIIDRTEREVIARAMERSSADTLHSILRGVVERGTAEPVNSSAVAIAGKTGTAEIPDLENHTYFKNRFMASFAGYFPADNPLIAGIVVLEEPHPVHYGGWTSGPAFRRIAERYGVLYPDLFSAPERTLAEAEDDSSTTSEVPDLVGHTMATARAEAEERGMKLCANADSGYVVWQYPPADRLVFNGDLVMVAVRSADSTAPGMIDLTGLTIRQALAYLDFLGVSALVEGQGKVVRQSMKPGCRVSENDICKLQCRS
- the rsmH gene encoding 16S rRNA (cytosine(1402)-N(4))-methyltransferase RsmH gives rise to the protein MTASSNSGPHQPVMVDEVVHWLVTDTEGAYIDGTVGSGGYLKAISAVAGKKARLYGIDLDREAVARSRSNLSECPQRFQIIHGSYAEIAQLADGLPDRVFDGILLDLGLSSEQLDSPERGFAFRLEGPLDMRFTQAPETRSAADLINSLPEKKLAEIIRNYGEERQANRIAGRIVRERQNRMIRTTADLSDIVASVVPSAHLNKSLARVFQALRIAVNLELESLTKALPDMRELLKPGGRLAVISYHSLEDRIVKQFFQEQENPCQCPPGLPVCVCGARPTMRRLTRRAIIPGKDEMASNPRSRSAKLRVAEKLM
- a CDS encoding C25 family cysteine peptidase; amino-acid sequence: MKRALTLIISAAVLVIALAGSSVAETIRFESGAVDLDWSRNSVNYQGFNHIAINQKAVLPARQVYIALRQGEELTQLTWQTVDSQILGANGLIGYEADIPTGSYDLYRDEPTARSQTENLGHYPIQVTGEFRLDDRCFVGLLILPVYMDETGTLLLATSLEIRIGTRFLTEEDFLDRLPDTDQSRDNLQLASGSANVEYLIVTDESLADPVERLARYKNAVGIITEIAYIEDILNLYSGRDDAESLREYLKDFYAEGGRYVCLAGDEIHLPVRYAYPGGSSDTPDTTDMQLCDLYFADLTGDWDYDGDNLWGERYVDQVDLEPELIVGRLPFADTVQMSAYVDKLIMYETNPGHGDFDYLTRAFFFSSDQMRDYPGGGQHAYIAAAYPDRFEIDTTVGVEISRGDDMNPYNESATELEPTMSDGFGIINVVSHGMSTRFEVRTTGYNGSPRSYFTSDTLQTTQGQTSRFNTDGRVGLFYSLACNNGAWDLDAPDLPANVSVALLVDDDAGAVACVANSRWGWVGSSYLLQATFFDSLFAHPERSAAEAMYASKACYTYYTDLLYGQNFLGDPTLKIYNDTPRPLTINEIPGLENIEVYVTSRGLPVENCRVLLSDSLGVIGEVTTNVEGKAVLELNFTPGADYSVAAIKTGYCNSVISHSPSIVSDVDDDDLLGLPRQFALAQNYPNPFNPNTTIDFNLARRSEVTLEVFNILGERVVTLVDAILPAGRHSVQFEAVDDTGRPIASGVYLYRLTTSEFVSTKKMMLLR